A single genomic interval of Carbonactinospora thermoautotrophica harbors:
- a CDS encoding inositol monophosphatase family protein yields the protein MAAMTSLKDLALAAVLAGAAAVEEVVRGGPLDVRSKGARHDLVTEADRRSEKAIIDTIRAERPDDAILGEEFGRQEGTSGLLWLVDPVDGTTNFVHGRADYAVSVGVERAGEYVAGAIYRPVFDDWIAVEGEEVAAGNCSPGLSGQDDLAQALISFGFPHRPQIRPRVLALLCDLMPRIRDFRRIGSAACDLFSVATGGLDATVGFAQQPWDVAGGWAIVRALGGVYRRFETAGGIEVCVAGNPAVVEALEEYLRASRH from the coding sequence ATGGCCGCCATGACATCGCTGAAGGACCTCGCCCTCGCCGCCGTGCTCGCCGGTGCCGCCGCCGTGGAGGAGGTGGTTCGAGGCGGCCCGCTCGACGTCCGCAGCAAGGGCGCGCGCCACGACCTGGTGACCGAGGCGGACCGGCGCTCGGAGAAGGCGATCATCGACACGATCCGCGCCGAGCGGCCCGACGACGCGATCCTCGGCGAGGAGTTCGGCCGCCAGGAGGGCACCTCCGGCCTGCTGTGGCTGGTCGACCCGGTGGACGGCACCACGAACTTCGTGCACGGGCGCGCCGACTACGCGGTGTCGGTGGGCGTGGAACGGGCCGGGGAGTACGTGGCGGGCGCGATCTACCGGCCCGTGTTCGACGACTGGATCGCCGTCGAGGGGGAGGAGGTGGCGGCCGGCAACTGCTCCCCCGGCCTGTCCGGCCAGGACGACCTCGCCCAGGCGTTGATCTCGTTCGGTTTCCCGCACCGCCCGCAGATCCGGCCGCGGGTGCTGGCGCTGCTGTGCGACCTGATGCCGCGCATCCGCGACTTCCGCCGGATCGGCTCGGCGGCCTGCGACCTGTTCTCGGTCGCGACCGGCGGCCTGGACGCCACGGTCGGGTTCGCGCAGCAGCCCTGGGACGTCGCCGGCGGCTGGGCGATCGTACGGGCGCTCGGCGGGGTGTACCGGCGCTTCGAGACCGCAGGCGGCATCGAGGTCTGCGTGGCCGGCAACCCAGCCGTGGTCGAGGCCTTGGAGGAGTACCTGCGCGCGAGCAGACACTGA
- a CDS encoding TRAP transporter fused permease subunit, translating into MAEITLGAAPDREQQADLIARYEQERPARRLSGRVGLLATTVAVLVSVYALVAVFRPQPVLQYRITFLAAVLPLTFLAYRGRSRRRATEARNEARDTPDVVDWVLALLSVAVLVYPLVTFDEWVQRQTDPTALDVAAGLVLLALVLEATRRTVGPVLPVICLVFLAYGWLGGLIPASWDVGHRGYDVPRLIGSLYIGTDGFFGVPLDVAATYIVLFTVYGAVLDHSGAGKFFVELSLAAFRRSRTAPGRTVTLAGFLLGTVSGSGVATTVSLGSVAWPILRRAGYPKDQAGGVLAAGGIGAILSPPTLGAAAFLIAELLNVSYLKVLLFATVPTILYYVGVLLAIEIDARRFGAREAGYEAPPFGRLLLRFGYHFSSLALIVALMAVGRSPFQAVVIATLVAFALSFLDPAHRMTPRRTVSALAQGTLGVLPVTATTAAAGVIVAVVTLTGLGLKASGVIVDLAGHNLALTAVFAALAVLLLGLAVPVTASFIIAAVIIAPAFLATGATQVEAYMFVFYYAVLSEVSPPTALSAVAAAAITGGNAFRTMLMAWRYTLPAFLVPFAFVLTPNGEALLGERPLGQVVLATVVAILAVAALAVVTGGWMFAPAGPVERLLAAGAAVLLLWLEPLPAGLGLALLAAAAAVNLVRRARGVAVARPVAEAATPGWVEALGRRRGLAAALACLAVLGACAVGVAQGSGTTRLSVATGQTTGVYYVYGGRLAQVITENLAGVEATAEATGASVDNIKLVARSDTYLGFTLADTAATAVQGTGKFTEPQPIRALAYLYDNYTQVAVKGGSGIRRLADLRGKRVSLGAPNSGTEVTARRLLQAAGLDPDKDVRGQRLGLNESVQAMKDGTVDAMFWSGGLPTGGIKDLTSADRDVRLLDTTDVLDELRAKYGPVYREVLIPAATYGLPGDVRTVGVPNYLVVNERMNDELAYQLTKLLFDHKADLVRGHPEARKLDPAKAPATEPVPLHPGSLRYYRERGAAS; encoded by the coding sequence ATGGCGGAGATCACCCTGGGGGCCGCCCCGGACCGGGAGCAGCAGGCCGACCTCATCGCCCGCTACGAGCAGGAGAGACCCGCGCGGCGGCTGTCGGGCCGGGTGGGGCTGCTGGCCACGACGGTCGCGGTGCTGGTGTCGGTGTACGCCCTGGTCGCGGTGTTCCGGCCGCAGCCGGTGCTGCAGTACCGGATCACGTTCCTGGCGGCCGTGCTGCCGCTCACGTTCCTCGCCTACCGCGGCCGGTCCCGCCGCCGCGCGACTGAGGCCCGCAACGAGGCCCGCGACACCCCGGACGTCGTGGACTGGGTGCTCGCGCTGCTCTCGGTCGCGGTGCTGGTCTACCCGCTGGTCACGTTCGACGAGTGGGTGCAGCGCCAGACCGACCCCACGGCGCTGGACGTCGCCGCCGGCCTGGTGCTGCTGGCGCTGGTCCTGGAGGCGACCCGGCGCACGGTCGGGCCGGTCCTGCCGGTGATCTGCCTGGTCTTCCTCGCATACGGGTGGCTCGGCGGGCTGATCCCCGCCTCCTGGGACGTCGGGCACCGCGGGTACGACGTCCCGCGCCTGATCGGGTCGCTGTACATCGGCACCGACGGGTTCTTCGGCGTGCCGCTGGACGTGGCCGCGACCTACATCGTGCTGTTCACGGTCTACGGCGCGGTGCTCGACCACTCCGGTGCGGGCAAGTTCTTCGTCGAGCTGAGCCTCGCCGCGTTCCGCCGCTCGCGGACCGCCCCCGGCCGCACAGTCACGCTGGCCGGGTTCCTGCTCGGCACGGTGTCCGGGTCGGGGGTCGCCACCACGGTGAGCCTGGGCTCGGTGGCGTGGCCGATCCTGCGCCGCGCCGGGTACCCCAAGGACCAGGCCGGCGGCGTGTTGGCCGCGGGCGGCATCGGCGCGATCCTGTCCCCGCCCACCCTCGGCGCGGCGGCGTTCCTCATCGCCGAGCTGCTGAACGTCAGCTACCTGAAGGTGCTGCTGTTCGCGACCGTGCCGACGATCCTGTACTACGTCGGCGTCCTGCTCGCGATCGAGATCGACGCCCGGCGGTTCGGCGCGCGGGAAGCCGGCTACGAGGCGCCGCCGTTCGGCCGGCTGCTGCTGCGGTTCGGGTACCACTTCAGCTCGCTGGCACTCATCGTCGCGCTGATGGCGGTCGGCCGCTCGCCGTTCCAGGCGGTGGTGATCGCGACGCTGGTGGCGTTCGCCCTGTCGTTCCTCGACCCGGCCCACCGGATGACCCCGCGCCGCACCGTCTCCGCGCTCGCCCAGGGCACGCTCGGCGTCCTCCCGGTGACCGCGACCACGGCCGCGGCCGGCGTCATCGTCGCCGTCGTCACGCTCACCGGCCTGGGGCTGAAGGCCAGCGGGGTCATCGTCGACCTGGCCGGCCACAACCTGGCGCTCACCGCCGTGTTCGCCGCGCTCGCCGTGCTGCTGCTCGGCCTGGCCGTGCCGGTCACCGCGTCGTTCATCATCGCCGCGGTGATCATCGCCCCGGCGTTCCTCGCCACCGGGGCGACCCAGGTCGAGGCGTACATGTTCGTCTTCTACTACGCGGTGCTCTCGGAGGTGAGCCCGCCGACCGCGCTGTCCGCGGTGGCCGCCGCCGCGATCACCGGCGGGAACGCCTTCCGCACGATGCTCATGGCCTGGCGGTACACGCTGCCGGCGTTCCTCGTGCCGTTCGCGTTCGTGCTCACCCCCAACGGCGAGGCGCTGCTGGGGGAGCGGCCGCTCGGCCAGGTCGTGCTCGCCACGGTCGTGGCGATCCTCGCGGTGGCCGCGCTCGCCGTCGTCACCGGCGGGTGGATGTTCGCCCCCGCCGGGCCGGTCGAGCGCCTGCTCGCCGCCGGCGCGGCCGTGCTGCTGCTCTGGCTGGAACCGCTCCCGGCCGGGCTCGGCCTCGCCCTGCTGGCCGCCGCGGCCGCCGTCAACCTGGTCCGCCGCGCCCGGGGCGTGGCCGTCGCCCGGCCGGTCGCCGAGGCCGCGACCCCCGGCTGGGTGGAGGCGCTCGGCCGCCGGCGCGGCCTGGCCGCCGCGCTCGCCTGCCTGGCTGTGCTCGGCGCCTGCGCGGTCGGGGTCGCCCAGGGCAGTGGCACCACCCGGCTGTCCGTCGCCACCGGCCAGACGACCGGGGTGTACTACGTGTACGGCGGGCGGCTCGCCCAGGTGATCACCGAGAACCTGGCCGGCGTGGAGGCCACCGCCGAGGCCACCGGCGCCTCGGTGGACAACATCAAGCTGGTCGCGAGGTCTGACACCTATCTCGGCTTCACGCTCGCCGACACCGCCGCCACCGCCGTCCAGGGCACGGGCAAGTTCACCGAGCCGCAGCCGATCCGCGCGCTCGCCTACCTGTACGACAACTACACCCAGGTCGCGGTCAAGGGCGGCTCCGGCATCCGGCGGCTGGCCGACCTGCGGGGCAAGCGGGTCTCCCTCGGCGCCCCCAACTCCGGCACCGAGGTCACCGCCCGCCGGCTGCTCCAGGCCGCCGGGCTCGACCCGGACAAGGACGTGCGCGGCCAGCGGCTCGGCCTCAACGAGTCCGTGCAGGCGATGAAGGACGGCACCGTCGACGCCATGTTCTGGTCCGGCGGCCTGCCCACCGGAGGCATCAAGGACCTCACCTCCGCCGACCGGGATGTCCGGCTCCTGGACACCACCGACGTGCTGGACGAGCTGCGGGCGAAGTACGGCCCGGTGTACCGGGAGGTGCTGATCCCGGCCGCCACGTACGGGCTGCCGGGCGACGTCCGCACCGTCGGCGTGCCCAACTACCTGGTGGTGAACGAGCGGATGAACGACGAGCTGGCCTACCAGCTCACCAAGCTGCTGTTCGACCACAAGGCCGACCTGGTGCGGGGCCATCCCGAGGCGAGGAAGCTCGACCCGGCGAAGGCCCCGGCCACCGAGCCGGTCCCGCTGCACCCCGGCTCCCTGCGGTACTACCGGGAGCGGGGCGCCGCGTCCTGA
- a CDS encoding lipase family protein, whose protein sequence is MTEVDVVAGTARPGRGAAKTAPDRKSRADRSVTTTEDAGPAGRGPEVREVPDLKWETRLRSMLEIGGLWTRDVKAPTYEELRPKPFHDHPVSPGFPIHKNLQEKLLEVEKHPDPTVAHVLATCSAYAYSGAETVSMIMARTGLEDNHCRMISASADGMLICSTSFLIQSEDGKVVILCYRGTEPASFINWLTGVDVEPERINYQFGDPCASVHGGFYRNVRATRYEVMGALGRALEGKSVRKPFDGEPDPQIGELEALYITGHSLGGAMAALMAVMLKHEQKYKAIGDKLRAVYTFGQPMIEVPRFAKACEEHPFLRENVIRYIYDSDVVPYLPPATSGPFKHFGREFHYRIPHVRQEVLSWLRYLGCAYQPRKGHWEPKKRPTRQMPSALGIALGGLAFAGRKSQLLRSLPIVYSFEDHLPHHYMVALTPPGLPNEFGD, encoded by the coding sequence GTGACCGAGGTGGACGTCGTGGCAGGCACCGCCAGACCCGGCCGGGGAGCTGCGAAAACGGCCCCGGACAGGAAATCGAGGGCCGACAGGTCGGTCACAACCACCGAGGACGCCGGACCGGCGGGGAGGGGACCAGAGGTCCGGGAGGTTCCCGACCTGAAGTGGGAGACGCGCCTGCGATCCATGCTGGAGATCGGCGGCCTGTGGACCCGGGACGTGAAAGCCCCCACCTATGAGGAGCTCAGGCCTAAGCCCTTTCACGATCACCCCGTGAGTCCAGGTTTCCCGATCCACAAGAACCTGCAGGAAAAACTGTTGGAGGTCGAGAAGCATCCGGATCCAACAGTTGCGCACGTCCTGGCCACCTGCTCGGCGTACGCCTACTCCGGGGCGGAGACGGTCTCGATGATCATGGCGAGGACGGGGCTCGAAGACAACCATTGCCGCATGATTTCAGCATCCGCTGACGGAATGCTCATCTGTTCCACGTCGTTCCTGATCCAAAGCGAAGACGGGAAAGTAGTGATCCTGTGCTACCGGGGCACCGAGCCAGCGAGTTTCATCAACTGGCTGACCGGCGTCGACGTCGAACCGGAGAGGATCAACTATCAGTTCGGGGATCCATGCGCCAGTGTGCACGGCGGGTTCTATCGCAACGTGCGGGCCACGCGTTATGAGGTCATGGGGGCGCTGGGTCGCGCCCTGGAGGGGAAATCGGTCCGCAAACCGTTCGATGGTGAACCCGATCCGCAGATTGGGGAGCTTGAGGCGCTGTACATCACAGGGCACAGCCTTGGCGGGGCGATGGCCGCGCTGATGGCCGTCATGCTCAAGCACGAGCAGAAGTACAAGGCCATCGGCGACAAGCTCAGGGCCGTCTATACGTTCGGTCAGCCGATGATCGAGGTTCCTCGTTTCGCCAAAGCTTGCGAGGAGCACCCCTTCCTCCGAGAGAACGTGATCCGTTACATATACGATAGCGACGTCGTTCCGTACCTTCCCCCTGCGACATCGGGCCCGTTCAAGCATTTCGGTCGCGAATTCCACTACCGAATCCCACATGTTCGGCAGGAAGTGTTGAGTTGGTTGAGGTATCTCGGGTGTGCGTACCAGCCCCGAAAGGGGCACTGGGAGCCGAAGAAGCGCCCGACGCGACAGATGCCGAGTGCCTTGGGGATCGCGCTAGGAGGTTTGGCGTTCGCCGGCCGGAAATCCCAATTGTTGCGCTCGCTGCCCATCGTATACTCCTTCGAGGATCACCTTCCCCACCACTACATGGTCGCTTTGACCCCTCCCGGTCTGCCGAATGAATTCGGCGACTAG
- a CDS encoding LysM peptidoglycan-binding domain-containing protein: MDTWNRLAQCESSGSWSINTGNGFYGGLQFTQSTWREFGGLKYAPRADLATRSEQIAVAERVLRVQGWNAWPTCSRKLGLTSAHKGGSPRLSAEESPRARKSKVRATRSKKRVTLQSPAKRQAHSDADYVVRPGDTLSVIASRFRVEGGWRALYARNRQVVGDNPDLIFPGQRLDVR, from the coding sequence GTGGATACCTGGAACCGACTCGCCCAGTGCGAAAGCAGCGGCAGTTGGAGCATCAACACCGGTAACGGCTTCTACGGTGGCCTGCAGTTCACCCAGTCCACCTGGCGGGAGTTCGGCGGCCTCAAGTACGCGCCGCGGGCGGACCTGGCGACGAGGTCCGAGCAGATCGCCGTGGCCGAGCGGGTCCTTCGGGTGCAGGGCTGGAACGCCTGGCCGACCTGCTCGCGCAAGCTCGGCCTCACCTCGGCCCACAAGGGCGGTTCGCCCCGACTTTCCGCCGAGGAGTCGCCGCGCGCCCGCAAGTCGAAGGTCCGCGCCACCCGGAGCAAGAAGCGCGTCACACTGCAGTCGCCGGCCAAGCGGCAGGCCCACTCCGACGCCGACTACGTCGTGCGGCCGGGCGACACGCTCTCGGTGATCGCTTCCCGCTTCCGCGTCGAGGGCGGCTGGCGAGCGCTCTACGCGCGCAACCGCCAGGTCGTGGGCGACAACCCCGACCTGATCTTCCCCGGCCAGCGTCTCGACGTCCGCTGA